From the Candidatus Cloacimonadota bacterium genome, one window contains:
- a CDS encoding D-sedoheptulose 7-phosphate isomerase produces the protein MKNIISSCLKEHIKAIESLSNFTEDLITSAKEMCQTLRDGGKIMLCGNGGSAADAQHIAAEFVVRLRSNYNRKSLFALALTTDTSLITACGNDYGFENIFARQIEGLGNKGDFLIGISTSGNSSNVYKAFELARKKGIRTLLLSGKDGGKIKNIADNSIIVLHNNTARIQEAHITIGHILCRLVEEIYFKK, from the coding sequence ATGAAAAACATAATTAGCTCTTGCTTGAAAGAGCATATTAAAGCGATTGAGTCATTATCTAATTTTACTGAAGATTTGATAACTTCAGCAAAAGAGATGTGTCAAACTTTACGGGATGGGGGCAAGATTATGCTTTGTGGTAATGGGGGAAGTGCAGCAGATGCGCAACACATCGCGGCTGAATTTGTGGTTCGCCTTAGAAGTAATTATAATCGTAAATCACTTTTTGCTCTTGCCCTAACTACTGATACTTCACTGATTACTGCGTGTGGCAATGATTATGGGTTTGAGAATATTTTTGCTCGTCAGATTGAAGGACTGGGCAATAAAGGTGATTTTTTGATTGGAATTAGTACAAGCGGAAATTCTTCAAATGTTTATAAAGCCTTTGAACTTGCCAGAAAAAAGGGAATTAGGACTTTGTTGCTTTCTGGTAAAGATGGTGGTAAAATCAAAAACATTGCAGATAATTCTATTATAGTTTTACATAATAATACAGCTCGAATTCAAGAAGCACATATTACTATTGGACATATTTTATGTCGGTTAGTAGAAGAAATATACTTTAAAAAATAA
- a CDS encoding YifB family Mg chelatase-like AAA ATPase has product MFTKVISFSIVGIDAIPIDVEMDAKASSMPYFSMVGLPANSVKESKDRVITAIRNNNYYFPAKAYTVNLAPADVKKEGVAFDLPIAIALLSSLKQISPNHLEDIGLVGELSLNGEVRPIRGILPITLSARDNGLKGIIVPEENAKEAAVVDGISVYPVNNLKECIAFLHDALDIPPIKVKLSSIFERERVDIIDMFDVKGQYNVKRALEVAAAGSHNILMIGPPGAGKTMLARRIPSILPEMTLEEALTTTKIHSVVGKLQSEHSLVAVRPFRSPHHTISDVALIGGGSYPKPGEVSLAHNGVLFLDELPEFKKTVLEVMRQPLEDGVVTISRAIQSLTFPANFMLVASMNPCPCGYFGSNISGHVCTCTPAMIQKYVSRISGPLLDRIDIHVEVPAVKYDELSTDPKGEKSINIQKRVNEARKIQLERFAKNKNIFSNADMVSKHIRMYCKIDRECKQLLKIAIEKLGLSARAYDRILKVSRTIADLNKSIHIKPEHISEAIQYRSLDRKYWL; this is encoded by the coding sequence ATGTTTACAAAAGTAATTTCATTTTCAATAGTGGGCATTGACGCCATTCCAATTGATGTAGAAATGGATGCAAAGGCTTCATCAATGCCATATTTCTCAATGGTAGGTTTACCTGCTAATTCTGTAAAAGAAAGTAAAGACCGAGTAATCACAGCGATTAGGAACAACAATTATTATTTTCCTGCAAAAGCTTATACTGTAAACTTGGCACCTGCAGATGTGAAAAAAGAGGGTGTAGCATTTGATTTACCAATTGCAATTGCTTTGCTTTCTTCACTAAAGCAGATTTCTCCCAATCATCTTGAAGATATTGGACTTGTAGGCGAGCTTTCCTTAAATGGAGAGGTTAGACCTATTAGAGGTATTTTACCTATAACTTTATCAGCAAGAGATAATGGACTCAAAGGAATTATTGTGCCAGAAGAGAATGCAAAAGAAGCTGCTGTTGTGGATGGCATATCTGTATATCCTGTAAATAATTTAAAAGAATGTATTGCTTTTTTGCACGATGCATTGGACATACCGCCTATAAAAGTAAAATTATCATCTATTTTTGAAAGAGAGAGAGTTGATATTATTGATATGTTTGATGTAAAAGGCCAGTACAATGTAAAGCGAGCATTAGAAGTAGCAGCCGCAGGTAGTCATAATATTCTGATGATTGGACCCCCTGGAGCAGGAAAAACAATGCTTGCCCGAAGAATACCATCTATATTACCGGAAATGACTTTGGAAGAAGCTTTGACAACCACTAAGATTCATTCAGTAGTAGGTAAATTACAATCAGAACATTCGCTTGTCGCAGTAAGACCTTTTCGCTCACCTCATCATACTATTAGCGATGTCGCTTTGATTGGTGGAGGAAGTTATCCAAAACCTGGGGAAGTTTCGCTTGCACACAATGGAGTCCTCTTTTTAGATGAGTTACCTGAGTTTAAGAAAACTGTTTTAGAAGTTATGCGTCAGCCATTGGAGGATGGAGTTGTTACAATCTCGCGTGCTATACAGTCCTTGACATTTCCTGCTAATTTCATGCTTGTAGCATCAATGAACCCATGTCCTTGTGGATATTTTGGAAGTAATATAAGTGGTCATGTATGTACTTGCACACCTGCTATGATTCAGAAATATGTTTCTCGTATTTCCGGCCCATTATTAGACAGAATAGATATTCATGTTGAGGTGCCAGCTGTAAAATATGATGAACTCTCAACTGACCCAAAAGGGGAAAAATCAATAAATATACAAAAAAGAGTAAATGAAGCAAGAAAAATCCAACTTGAACGATTTGCTAAGAATAAAAATATATTTTCAAATGCTGATATGGTGTCAAAACATATCAGAATGTATTGCAAGATAGACCGAGAGTGTAAACAACTTTTAAAGATTGCCATTGAGAAGCTTGGACTTTCTGCTCGCGCATATGATAGAATTTTGAAAGTATCTCGTACTATTGCAGACTTGAATAAAAGTATTCATATAAAGCCTGAACATATAAGTGAGGCAATCCAATATCGCAGCCTTGATAGAAAATATTGGTTATAA
- the rodA gene encoding rod shape-determining protein RodA yields the protein MIREEFTRQFDWFLLIILILLLAFGEISIYSASIQKTGEKVILSDYYLKQLIWIFVGIAIFIFVLYIPEVIIDIFVVPFYIGAIFLLLLVLFLPGVKGVHRWINFGGFGLQPSELAKIASVLLIAKIISKRYLQKWKIVVFSFLVILPPILLILWEPDLGSALIFIIFYFPMIYFAGIPLVTIILIFSPIISIIVGFSLTLWVIFDVILLIVLLLRRLSLTLSGVIFAGNFFLSFITPYFWNNLKVYQQKRILTFIEPTRDVMGSGYQTIQSKIAIGSGGIFGKGLLQGTQKNLAFLPEQHTDFIFSVIGEELGFLGCTLLIILFILLVWRVICILRKIQNTRKRITIVGILSFIVCQIVINIGMNIGIFPVVGIPLPFISYGGSNLLVNMVAMGIIVKFAAVKSFIE from the coding sequence ATGATTAGAGAAGAATTCACAAGGCAATTTGATTGGTTTTTGTTAATTATTCTAATACTGTTATTAGCCTTTGGTGAGATATCAATCTATAGCGCCTCAATTCAAAAAACAGGCGAAAAGGTTATACTGAGTGACTATTACCTTAAACAGTTAATCTGGATATTTGTTGGAATTGCAATTTTTATCTTTGTTTTATACATACCAGAGGTTATTATAGATATTTTTGTAGTTCCATTCTATATTGGTGCTATCTTTCTATTATTATTGGTGTTATTTTTACCAGGGGTCAAAGGTGTTCACCGTTGGATTAATTTTGGTGGATTTGGTCTTCAGCCATCTGAATTGGCAAAGATTGCATCAGTGTTGCTTATAGCTAAAATTATTTCAAAGCGATATTTACAGAAGTGGAAGATAGTTGTATTTTCTTTTTTGGTAATTTTACCACCGATATTATTGATACTTTGGGAACCTGATTTAGGCAGTGCCTTGATTTTCATAATATTTTATTTTCCCATGATTTATTTCGCTGGTATTCCGCTCGTTACCATTATTTTAATATTTTCTCCAATTATCAGTATTATTGTTGGGTTTTCGTTGACATTATGGGTAATTTTTGATGTTATTTTGTTAATAGTTTTATTGTTAAGAAGACTATCTTTGACTTTATCTGGTGTTATTTTTGCAGGTAATTTTTTCTTATCTTTTATCACCCCTTATTTTTGGAATAATTTAAAAGTGTACCAGCAGAAGCGAATCCTTACATTTATTGAGCCTACACGAGATGTGATGGGTAGCGGGTATCAGACAATTCAATCTAAGATTGCTATTGGCTCCGGGGGGATATTTGGTAAAGGATTATTACAAGGTACTCAAAAAAATCTTGCTTTCTTGCCTGAACAGCATACAGATTTTATATTCTCGGTTATAGGTGAAGAGCTCGGTTTTCTTGGATGTACTCTTTTGATAATTCTGTTTATTCTATTAGTTTGGCGAGTAATATGCATTCTTAGAAAGATTCAAAATACAAGAAAACGAATAACAATTGTTGGGATACTTTCTTTTATTGTATGTCAAATAGTAATAAATATTGGAATGAATATTGGGATTTTTCCGGTTGTTGGAATTCCTTTACCATTCATTAGTTATGGAGGTAGCAATCTTCTGGTTAATATGGTTGCAATGGGTATAATTGTTAAATTTGCAGCTGTGAAAAGTTTTATTGAATAA